The Chitinophagaceae bacterium nucleotide sequence CATAAATTCGGATAATGGAGAAGCCATATCTTTTCTGAAATTAATACGGTTACGGAGTTCACCAAGATTCACATTCATTTCATGAAAACGCTGTCCTAAAATCTTTTCCGCAGTAAATGCTTTAATGACTCTGATGCCACTGAGTGTTTCATCAAGTATAGATAAAACCAATCCATTTTTTTCCTGCGCTTCAGTTGATTGTTTTTTTAAAGACCGGCTTACTCTTCCTATAATGAATGCAGTAAAAGGAAGAAACACCAGCAAAAACAATGACAATTGAGGGCTGATGAGCACCATCATTACGAGATAGAAAATTATTGTCAGCGGTTCTCTTATTAAGGCTTCCAATGCCATCATCACACTCCATTCCACCTCGTTCGCATCATTGCTCATGCGGGAAATAAGATCGCCTTTTCGCTGTTCTGTAAAAAAGCCAACCGGTAATTTTAAAACTTTATCATAAAGGTCGCCACGTAACCTTGTCATTACACCATTACGGATAGGAGACAGAACCCGATAAGACAGATAGAGAAAAGTATTTTTTAGTAAAATGGAAATGATGATAATGATACAAATAAAAGCCAGTGCTGTTTGCGTGCCGTTTTTTTCTATCAGGTTACTGATGACGTACTTTAAATATTCGGAAATTCCTTTTGCTGAAAAAATAAATTCAGGCTGAGCTAAAACACGATTTGATTTATCAAAGAGTAATTGCAGAAATGGCGCCAGCATAGCAAGTGACACCATCGAAAAAACAATTGATAAAACAATAAAAAGGAAGTAAAGACCAATTTTTCCTTTGTAACCCGTTAAATATTTAAAAATCCTTTTAAACTCTTTCATGATATAAACGCCGCAAAGTAACTACTTTTACATCGTATAATTGTTGCAGATATGTTAGAAGGAAAACGACAGAAACAGATAGCCGGGGTAATTCATGAAGAAATAACTTCCATCTTCAGAAAAATGGGACTGAGTATGGTGGATGGAGGATTAGTGTCCATTTCATCTGTAAAAGTTACTCCTGACCTGCTGGAAACAAGGATCTACCTAAGTGTGTTCCAGGCAAAGGATAATGCTGCCGTTTTAAAGAAAGTTGAAGACAAAGCCCATGAAATTAAGCGGGAACTGGCTTCCAAACTCAAACATCAGCTGAGAAGAATCCCTGAAATAAAATATTTCCTGGATGATACATTGGATCATGTGTTTAAAATGGAAGAGTTGCTGAAAAAAATTGAGGATGAGAAGAAGGAATATGAATGAACAGCCCGATAGTTGGCAGCCGATAGTTCAGACTAAAAAGCACTTTAGTATCCCCAACTAATAAATTACAAACCACAAACTTTGAATTTCCTCTTCGCCTGGCGGTATTTCAAGTCAAAAAAATCAACGAATGCCATCAATATTATTGCATGGGTTACGGTAACGGCCATGGCTGTCGGCACCGCTGCTTTGGTTGTTGTATTAAGTATTTTCAATGGATTTGAAGGGTTGGTGAAAACATTGTATTCTTCATTTTACCCTGATATACGTATTACATCAGCTCATCAAAAAGTAATGTTGCTTGATTCAGCCATGCTGCAAAAAATAAGGCTGCTGAATAATATTGAAGCTGTAAGTATGGTGGTGGAAGAAAATGTTCATTTACAGAATGGAGATTACAAAACAAATGCAGTGATCAAAGGAGTTGATGACTTTTACAGTAAAGTAAGCGGTGTTCCTGAACGGGTGTTAAACGGAAAATTTGAAACCGGAACAGATGAACAACCGAAGCTGGTTTTAGGAAGCGGAATCGAAAATGCATTAAGTCTGCTAAGCGACCGGGCCTTAACTCCTGTTACTGCCTATCTTCCAAAAAAGGGGGTTGAATTTTCTGATAATCCAATGGATGCAATCAGCACCGTTAATCTGCAGCCTGCCGGTTCATTTTCTATTCAACAGGATTTTGATAACAAATACGTTATTACCAATCTTTCTATTTTAAAGCAAATGCTTGGATTGAAAACAAACGAATACAGTTCAGCCGAAATAAAATTAAAAGAACCTGCAGCAGAAAAAGAAGTGATTACTGCTGTTCAGCAATTGCTGGGAGATAATTACCTGGTGGAGAACCGCTATCAGCAAAACCGTTCCTTGTTTGCAGTAATGCAGATGGAAAAATGGGCCATCTATGGCATTTTATCACTTATTCTTATCATTGCTGCCTTTAATATGATTGGTGCATTAACCATGCTTGTACTGGAGAAAGAACAGGATATACAAATTCTGCAGGCAATGGGTGCAGGCAAATCGTTTATCCAAAAAATATTTCTTACGGAAGGGGTCCTGCTCGCATTTACAGGAAGTGTAATAGGAATTGTACTGGCTTTAATATTCAGTTATCTGCAGGTAACGTTTAAGTTGATTCCCCTGCACGGATCTTTTGTAATTGATTATTATCCCGTACAAATATTTATTTCAGACCTGCTACTGGTAATTGCAACGGTATTTGTAATCGGACTGCTTGCATCATGGGTTCCGTCTGTAAAAGCTGCCAGGCAAAAAGTTTCCTTAAGAGCCCAGTAATTAATAGTGCTGAAACTCATTTCCTTTTTTATCAGATTAAGGATAGGCTTTCTTTTGCCAAATTATGCTTCATTGCCTTGAAATACAGTGCGGTAAGGTATTCTGTACAACCCATTCATCCACCTGAATGGCCGCCCAGTCAGCCATGTGCCATGCGAACAATATCTCTTCTTATTGTGCAGCTATTTCTTTCAGTTCTGCCATAAATTTTAATTGCGGATAAAGCTGACAGAAAAAATATTTTCATCATTAGTAAACTTTTTCACCAATTAAGGGATCATACTAGAGAAAATTATAGCGAAAAGACATAAAAATGGGTTATCCACGTTTAAGAACAATAACTATTTTGTCTTTCGGGCTATATGTTTAGCTTTGCATCATACTTGAAAAGAACAACTGCATGGATCACCTTCTTATCGGCTCAGTAATTGCCTTCTTAATTACTTTTTCTGCTATACCCATTATCATCAGGGTAGCGGAAATGAAGCATTTGTTTGATCTCCCCGATGACCGGAAAGTACATGCAAACCCGGTTTCTCCTTTAGGAGGGATTGGAATTTTTGCAGGATTTATCATGGCCTTTCTTATTTCAGCTCCAATTGGATATCCTGAGCTGCAATATTATGCCGTTGCTTTTTTATTGATTTTTTTCCTTGGATTGAAAGATGATATTATAGTTTTAACTCCTTTAAAAAAGTTTCTGGGTCAGCTTTTAGCTGCTTTTATTATCGTTTATAAAGGAGGAATACTCATCGACGGAATGTTTGGTTTCATGGGCATGGAAAAAATGCCGATGCTGATCAGTTTAGTGTTTACTTACCTCACAATTGTAGTAATTACCAATTCCTTCAATCTTATTGATGGTGTGGATGGCCTGGCAGGATCATTGGGCTTGTTTACCACACTGGCATTTGGAACTTATTTCTTACTGGCACAGCAGCCGGTTTATTCTGTAATGGCTTTTTGCATGGCAGGCAGTATGGGTGCATTTTTAATCTTCAATATTTCGCCGGCAAAGATTTTTATGGGCGATACCGGTTCCCTACTGTTAGGTATTGTAAATTCTATACTGGTCATTAAATTTATACAGGTAGCAACCGTACCAACAGCAACCATTTATTTACCTGCGGCACCTGCAATTGGATTTGCTATTTTATTTGTTCCCCTGTTTGATACCTTGAGAGTATTTGCATTCCGCATCCTGTCAAGACGCTCGCCTTTCAGCCCTGATCGTAATCATGTACACCATTTGCTTCTTGAAAAAGGCTGCAACCACAATATGGTTACATTTTTAGCAGTAACATTTAATATTCTCATTGCAGCAGCTACTTTCATGGGCCGCAACATCAATATCACTTTTTTATTGCTGGGGTTGATCAGTGTTGGTTTTTCAGTCATCAGCTTACTAATTTATTCAAACCGGAACAAGCGCAGAAAGTTGTTCCCGCTGTCATTTGAATCAAAAGTGAAGACTGTGAGCGAAACCAAGATTATTCCCCTGAAAAAAGGCTCAGCTGTTCACGAGCCTGAAGAAATGGCAAAATAATCTGCTTCTCATTTTTTTATTGGTTTGACAGTTGAACAAACTATTTTATTAGGTTTGCAGCTAATTAATTATTAATTGTATGTCAGAAGAGCTTTCGTTAATTATGGACGATGCTGAAGAGCACATGAAAAAAGCCATTCAGCACCTGGAGATTGGTTTAGTTAAAATCCGTGCAGGAAGGGCCAATCCAAATATGCTTGATGGAATTGTTGTCGACTATTATGGTACGCCCACAGCTATTGGCCAGGTTGGCAATATCAGTGTAGTTGATGCCAGAACCATCACTATTCAGCCATGGGAAAAAAACATGCTGCAACCAATTGAGCGTTCTATTATTAATTCAAACATTGGATTAACTCCGCAAAATGATGGCAACATCATCCGTCTATTTCTTCCTCCACTAACAGAGGAGAAGAAAGGAACTGGTAAAACGTGTAAACGGAGAAGGTGAACTTACAAAAGTGGCTGTCCGCAATATCCGCAGAGATGCAATTGAAAGTATCAAAAAATTACAGAAAGAAGGATTGAGCGAAGATGCTGCAAAAGATGCTGAGAAAGATATCCAGGTACTGACAGATCGTTATTCTCAACAGATTGATAAACATCTGGAAGCAAAAGACAAAGAGATCATGTCTGTCTGATAAATAGAAAACTGAACAAAAAGGGATGCAGCAATAGGTCCCTTTTTTTAGTGCCTGTTAGCTAAGTAAACTCCCAGGAGAATAATCAAAAGGCCAGCCATTTGAAAAAAAGTAATCGTTTCTCCGGCGTACAATCCCCATGCAACAGCAACAAAAGGAATTCCGTAAGTAACCATGGATGAAAATAACGGTCCTGCTCTTTTCATCAGCATATAAAAGAGAATAGAGGCAACGGCTGTTCCAAAAATACCAAGTACTGCAGAGGCACTGCTTGCTTTAATAAATGAAAGATCAGAAAACGAATGATTGAAATACCCGGATAAAATGAGAATGAGTAAGGAAGGTATAATCAGTGAAACAAAGGCAACCGCTGCTATGTTTAAAGAACCCACATGTT carries:
- a CDS encoding undecaprenyl/decaprenyl-phosphate alpha-N-acetylglucosaminyl 1-phosphate transferase — encoded protein: MDHLLIGSVIAFLITFSAIPIIIRVAEMKHLFDLPDDRKVHANPVSPLGGIGIFAGFIMAFLISAPIGYPELQYYAVAFLLIFFLGLKDDIIVLTPLKKFLGQLLAAFIIVYKGGILIDGMFGFMGMEKMPMLISLVFTYLTIVVITNSFNLIDGVDGLAGSLGLFTTLAFGTYFLLAQQPVYSVMAFCMAGSMGAFLIFNISPAKIFMGDTGSLLLGIVNSILVIKFIQVATVPTATIYLPAAPAIGFAILFVPLFDTLRVFAFRILSRRSPFSPDRNHVHHLLLEKGCNHNMVTFLAVTFNILIAAATFMGRNINITFLLLGLISVGFSVISLLIYSNRNKRRKLFPLSFESKVKTVSETKIIPLKKGSAVHEPEEMAK
- a CDS encoding ribosome-binding factor A, encoding MLEGKRQKQIAGVIHEEITSIFRKMGLSMVDGGLVSISSVKVTPDLLETRIYLSVFQAKDNAAVLKKVEDKAHEIKRELASKLKHQLRRIPEIKYFLDDTLDHVFKMEELLKKIEDEKKEYE
- a CDS encoding ABC transporter permease; translation: MNFLFAWRYFKSKKSTNAINIIAWVTVTAMAVGTAALVVVLSIFNGFEGLVKTLYSSFYPDIRITSAHQKVMLLDSAMLQKIRLLNNIEAVSMVVEENVHLQNGDYKTNAVIKGVDDFYSKVSGVPERVLNGKFETGTDEQPKLVLGSGIENALSLLSDRALTPVTAYLPKKGVEFSDNPMDAISTVNLQPAGSFSIQQDFDNKYVITNLSILKQMLGLKTNEYSSAEIKLKEPAAEKEVITAVQQLLGDNYLVENRYQQNRSLFAVMQMEKWAIYGILSLILIIAAFNMIGALTMLVLEKEQDIQILQAMGAGKSFIQKIFLTEGVLLAFTGSVIGIVLALIFSYLQVTFKLIPLHGSFVIDYYPVQIFISDLLLVIATVFVIGLLASWVPSVKAARQKVSLRAQ